In Nicotiana tabacum cultivar K326 chromosome 17, ASM71507v2, whole genome shotgun sequence, one DNA window encodes the following:
- the LOC107829981 gene encoding E3 ubiquitin-protein ligase WAVH1-like isoform X1, with translation MVLGWRRAFCTSIPRDRDSTSFKEKQDNTNPTPSPRLSSKFGFFSNPSTPRFQSPPVSSSLLRCRTTTTTPPPTATVPAATASVPGSPKLQCKTKNSPRFFSRSTPSSPRSPSTFSFIKSSLRFPKQTKCGVCIQTVKTGQGTAIFTAECSHSFHFPCIAALLRKQTALVCPVCSAEWKELPLLSIHDTQKPVKVEEKTIREVSPSPKAAKRDVKFTNVDHFQLGRPILKVYNDDEPLMSPTSGARFNPIPESDEENDNVVEEFQGFFVDANVKPVKERTSVNFTNFEARLLPEAAVVSVGRSYETYVIIFKLKAPPVLARTARRAPIDLVMVLDVSGKMKPQNIQMMKRAMRLVVSSLSSSDRLSIVAFSTTSKRLLPLRRMTANGKRSARRIVDAIVSLDGTGTTASDALKKAAKVLEDRRERNAVASIMLLSDTPNERSTTTTISTNQRCQSSVVSTCTRFNTLEIPVHSIGLNQSNDDVFTKFIGGLLNVVVQDLRVQLGFVSGSAPAEVAAVYSYINRPAALGSGSLRLGDFYAEEERELLVELKVPTSAIGTHHVLSVRCSYKDPSTKELIYCKEQALLVPRPHAVRSSTPNIQRLRDLFVCTRAMAESRRMIERNDLTGAHHMLSSARALLVQSNSSSASEFVRGLEAELSELHYKRQNQSQIQSQSQYGRRINVQQRDDDKAEPLTPTSAWRAAERLAKVAIMRKSLNRVSDLHGFEDARF, from the exons ATGGTTTTGGGATGGCGAAGAGCTTTTTGTACATCGATCCCCAGAGATCGAGATAGTACTTCGTTCAAAGAGAAGCAAGACAACACAAACCCAACTCCTAGTCCCAGGCTCAGTTCCAAATTTGGGTTTTTCTCAAACCCTTCAACGCCGCGCTTTCAGTCTCCGCCAGTTTCCAGTTCATTACTCCGTTGCCGGACAACCACTACTACTCCGCCACCTACTGCAACTGTTCCGGCGGCGACGGCGTCAGTGCCAGGAAGTCCAAAACTTCAATGCAAAACCAAAAACAGCCCCCGGTTTTTCAGTCGTTCTACACCATCTTCCCCTCGTTCACCTTCCACCTTTTCTTTTATCAAGTCCAGCTTACGCTTTCCTAAG CAGACAAAGTGCGGTGTATGTATACAGACGGTGAAGACTGGGCAAGGCACTGCCATTTTCACGGCTGAGTGCTCTCACAGTTTTCACTTCCCATGTATTGCAGCTCTGTTGAGGAAACAAACTGCCCTTGTGTGTCCTGTTTGTAGCGCTGAATGGAAGGAGCTGCCTCTATTATCAATACACGATACTCAAAAACCAGTCAAAGTTGAAGAGAAGACCATTAGAGAAGTATCTCCATCTCCTAAAGCAGCAAAAAGAGATGTCAAATTTACAAACGTCGACCACTTTCAGCTGGGAAGGCCTATTCTGAAGGTGTACAATGATGATGAGCCACTGATGTCTCCTACTTCTGGTGCTCGGTTCAATCCCATACCGGAATCGGATGAAGAGAATGATAATGTAGTGGAAGAATTTCAAGGATTTTTCGTGGATGCAAATGTGAAGCCGGTGAAGGAGAGGACGTCAGTAAATTTTACCAACTTCGAGGCCAGGTTATTGCCTGAAGCTGCTGTTGTGTCAGTTGGCCGGAGTTATGAGACGTATGTGATAATATTTAAACTTAAAGCACCACCGGTGTTGGCAAGGACAGCTCGAAGAGCACCGATTGATCTTGTTATGGTGCTTGATGTTAGCGGAAAAATGAAACCTCagaatatccaaatgatgaaacGTGCTATGAGGTTAGTAGTATCATCACTATCCTCTTCCGATCGGCTTTCCATTGTGGCCTTCTCCACAACTTCCAAACGGCTGTTACCGTTGCGGAGAATGACAGCTAACGGCAAACGATCGGCGCGTCGTATAGTGGACGCCATTGTTTCTCTAGATGGAACAGGAACCACTGCAAGCGACGCGCTCAAAAAGGCTGCGAAGGTTCTAGAAGATCGCAGAGAGCGAAACGCCGTTGCAAGCATCATGCTCTTATCAGACACTCCAAATGAACgctccaccaccaccaccatctcCACCAATCAACGGTGTCAATCTTCCGTCGTATCCACCTGCACGCGCTTCAACACTTTGGAGATTCCGGTACATTCCATCGGACTGAACCAATCCAACGACGACGTTTTCACGAAATTCATTGGAGGCTTATTAAACGTTGTCGTGCAGGATCTCCGAGTTCAGCTAGGGTTCGTGTCCGGTTCAGCGCCGGCTGAAGTAGCGGCGGTTTACTCTTACATAAACCGGCCCGCTGCTCTCGGTTCTGGTTCACTTCGACTAGGCGATTTCTACGCAGAGGAAGAGAGAGAATTGTTGGTGGAACTAAAAGTTCCCACGTCAGCAATTGGGACCCACCATGTATTGTCCGTTCGATGCTCTTACAAAGACCCGTCAACAAAAGAGCTCATTTATTGCAAAGAGCAAGCTCTTTTGGTCCCACGTCCACACGCCGTTCGATCATCAACACCTAATATCCAACGGCTGAGAGATCTTTTCGTTTGTACTCGAGCCATGGCTGAGTCAAGGCGAATGATTGAGCGAAATGACTTGACCGGGGCGCACCACATGTTGTCCTCAGCTCGAGCTTTGTTGGTTCAGTCGAATTCTAGCTCAGCTAGTGAGTTTGTACGTGGCTTAGAAGCCGAGCTTTCTGAGCTTCATTACAAAAGGCAAAATCAGTCTCAAATTCAGAGTCAATCTCAGTATGGGCGAAGAATAAACGTACAACAAAGGGATGACGACAAAGCCGAGCCGCTTACACCAACATCGGCTTGGAGAGCAGCTGAAAGGCTAGCTAAAGTGGCTATAATGAGAAAATCGTTGAATAGAGTCAGTGATTTACACGGCTTCGAAGATGcaagattttaa
- the LOC107829981 gene encoding E3 ubiquitin-protein ligase WAV3-like isoform X2 — translation MVLGWRRAFCTSIPRDRDSTSFKEKQDNTNPTPSPRLSSKFGFFSNPSTPRFQSPPVSSSLLRCRTTTTTPPPTATVPAATASVPGSPKLQCKTKNSPRFFSRSTPSSPRSPSTFSFIKSSLRFPKTKCGVCIQTVKTGQGTAIFTAECSHSFHFPCIAALLRKQTALVCPVCSAEWKELPLLSIHDTQKPVKVEEKTIREVSPSPKAAKRDVKFTNVDHFQLGRPILKVYNDDEPLMSPTSGARFNPIPESDEENDNVVEEFQGFFVDANVKPVKERTSVNFTNFEARLLPEAAVVSVGRSYETYVIIFKLKAPPVLARTARRAPIDLVMVLDVSGKMKPQNIQMMKRAMRLVVSSLSSSDRLSIVAFSTTSKRLLPLRRMTANGKRSARRIVDAIVSLDGTGTTASDALKKAAKVLEDRRERNAVASIMLLSDTPNERSTTTTISTNQRCQSSVVSTCTRFNTLEIPVHSIGLNQSNDDVFTKFIGGLLNVVVQDLRVQLGFVSGSAPAEVAAVYSYINRPAALGSGSLRLGDFYAEEERELLVELKVPTSAIGTHHVLSVRCSYKDPSTKELIYCKEQALLVPRPHAVRSSTPNIQRLRDLFVCTRAMAESRRMIERNDLTGAHHMLSSARALLVQSNSSSASEFVRGLEAELSELHYKRQNQSQIQSQSQYGRRINVQQRDDDKAEPLTPTSAWRAAERLAKVAIMRKSLNRVSDLHGFEDARF, via the exons ATGGTTTTGGGATGGCGAAGAGCTTTTTGTACATCGATCCCCAGAGATCGAGATAGTACTTCGTTCAAAGAGAAGCAAGACAACACAAACCCAACTCCTAGTCCCAGGCTCAGTTCCAAATTTGGGTTTTTCTCAAACCCTTCAACGCCGCGCTTTCAGTCTCCGCCAGTTTCCAGTTCATTACTCCGTTGCCGGACAACCACTACTACTCCGCCACCTACTGCAACTGTTCCGGCGGCGACGGCGTCAGTGCCAGGAAGTCCAAAACTTCAATGCAAAACCAAAAACAGCCCCCGGTTTTTCAGTCGTTCTACACCATCTTCCCCTCGTTCACCTTCCACCTTTTCTTTTATCAAGTCCAGCTTACGCTTTCCTAAG ACAAAGTGCGGTGTATGTATACAGACGGTGAAGACTGGGCAAGGCACTGCCATTTTCACGGCTGAGTGCTCTCACAGTTTTCACTTCCCATGTATTGCAGCTCTGTTGAGGAAACAAACTGCCCTTGTGTGTCCTGTTTGTAGCGCTGAATGGAAGGAGCTGCCTCTATTATCAATACACGATACTCAAAAACCAGTCAAAGTTGAAGAGAAGACCATTAGAGAAGTATCTCCATCTCCTAAAGCAGCAAAAAGAGATGTCAAATTTACAAACGTCGACCACTTTCAGCTGGGAAGGCCTATTCTGAAGGTGTACAATGATGATGAGCCACTGATGTCTCCTACTTCTGGTGCTCGGTTCAATCCCATACCGGAATCGGATGAAGAGAATGATAATGTAGTGGAAGAATTTCAAGGATTTTTCGTGGATGCAAATGTGAAGCCGGTGAAGGAGAGGACGTCAGTAAATTTTACCAACTTCGAGGCCAGGTTATTGCCTGAAGCTGCTGTTGTGTCAGTTGGCCGGAGTTATGAGACGTATGTGATAATATTTAAACTTAAAGCACCACCGGTGTTGGCAAGGACAGCTCGAAGAGCACCGATTGATCTTGTTATGGTGCTTGATGTTAGCGGAAAAATGAAACCTCagaatatccaaatgatgaaacGTGCTATGAGGTTAGTAGTATCATCACTATCCTCTTCCGATCGGCTTTCCATTGTGGCCTTCTCCACAACTTCCAAACGGCTGTTACCGTTGCGGAGAATGACAGCTAACGGCAAACGATCGGCGCGTCGTATAGTGGACGCCATTGTTTCTCTAGATGGAACAGGAACCACTGCAAGCGACGCGCTCAAAAAGGCTGCGAAGGTTCTAGAAGATCGCAGAGAGCGAAACGCCGTTGCAAGCATCATGCTCTTATCAGACACTCCAAATGAACgctccaccaccaccaccatctcCACCAATCAACGGTGTCAATCTTCCGTCGTATCCACCTGCACGCGCTTCAACACTTTGGAGATTCCGGTACATTCCATCGGACTGAACCAATCCAACGACGACGTTTTCACGAAATTCATTGGAGGCTTATTAAACGTTGTCGTGCAGGATCTCCGAGTTCAGCTAGGGTTCGTGTCCGGTTCAGCGCCGGCTGAAGTAGCGGCGGTTTACTCTTACATAAACCGGCCCGCTGCTCTCGGTTCTGGTTCACTTCGACTAGGCGATTTCTACGCAGAGGAAGAGAGAGAATTGTTGGTGGAACTAAAAGTTCCCACGTCAGCAATTGGGACCCACCATGTATTGTCCGTTCGATGCTCTTACAAAGACCCGTCAACAAAAGAGCTCATTTATTGCAAAGAGCAAGCTCTTTTGGTCCCACGTCCACACGCCGTTCGATCATCAACACCTAATATCCAACGGCTGAGAGATCTTTTCGTTTGTACTCGAGCCATGGCTGAGTCAAGGCGAATGATTGAGCGAAATGACTTGACCGGGGCGCACCACATGTTGTCCTCAGCTCGAGCTTTGTTGGTTCAGTCGAATTCTAGCTCAGCTAGTGAGTTTGTACGTGGCTTAGAAGCCGAGCTTTCTGAGCTTCATTACAAAAGGCAAAATCAGTCTCAAATTCAGAGTCAATCTCAGTATGGGCGAAGAATAAACGTACAACAAAGGGATGACGACAAAGCCGAGCCGCTTACACCAACATCGGCTTGGAGAGCAGCTGAAAGGCTAGCTAAAGTGGCTATAATGAGAAAATCGTTGAATAGAGTCAGTGATTTACACGGCTTCGAAGATGcaagattttaa